Proteins from a single region of Amblyomma americanum isolate KBUSLIRL-KWMA chromosome 10, ASM5285725v1, whole genome shotgun sequence:
- the LOC144107111 gene encoding uncharacterized protein LOC144107111 produces the protein MSDTTYRLCGFATGVDWRPVVFSERLPGSRLCALCGFVPVKMAALPCAHLLCESCFDGCVDSDHYACPMDKTTFQTRENVTWTSPPRENLAQLQVRCWNSQHGCDFAGPAEDLLEHYEKHCAFHVTQCPRCRDTVLRKNLPRHYIAGCTAVIASSQGGASKDTAVTVPLTSEVVVTDEAPYAYKDVLAMVQGGVDQLVETLLSIGSKFMDHAEPDQSGAKRTGTSLTMSSVLEACNEATAALTQGFCNLKQSLPPEVARALPSSLEDALASAGQRILPAAPLVAALREFTTSGGSSTAGLVVLTLFCHPWDEGTTGSRTQFVSAFPVHIGETPTGVYVTCFISRHADFAAVYAKSTPSAEWGLPDVFLLRPGDRVSPALRGWVMKGAVEQSPEWRFSHDDYILRCLYDFRSRDCRKTFDGRTQIDFVLQLRRKAVTT, from the exons ATGTCGGACACCACATATCGTCTATGCGGTTTCGCCACTGGCGTCGACTGGAGACCCGTCGTCTTCAGCGAACGACTGCCTGGAAGTCGGCTGTGCGCCCTTTGCGGCTTCGTGCCAGTCAAAATGGCCGCCCTGCCCTGTGCGCACCTGCTGTGCGAGTCCTGCTTCGACGGCTGTGTTGATAGCGACCACTACGCCTGCCCCATGGACAAGACGACCTTCCAGACGCGCGAGAACGTCACCTGGACCTCGCCTCCACGCGAGAACCTGGCACAACTGCAG GTTCGTTGCTGGAACTCACAGCACGGCTGTGACTTCGCGGGTCCCGCCGAGGACCTCCTGGAGCACTACGAGAAGCACTGCGCCTTCCACGTCACCCAATGCCCCCGCTGCCGCGACACCGTGCTGCGCAAGAACCTGCCGAGGCATTACATCGCCGGGTGCACCGCAGTCATCGCTTCCTCGCAGGGAGGTGCCAGCAAGGACACAGCCGTCACCGTCCCTCTGACGTCTGAAGTGGTCGTCACCGACGAGGCGCCTTACGCGTACAAGGACGTCCTGGCGATGGTACAGGGCGGTGTGGACCAGTTGGTTGAGACGCTCCTCAGCATCGGCTCAAAGTTCATGGACCACGCAGAGCCCGACCAGTCTGGAGCGAAAAGAACTGGCACATCCTTAACCATGAGCAGTGTACTGGAGGCGTGCAACGAGGCGACGGCGGCGCTGACGCAGGGCTTCTGCAACTTGAAGCAGTCCCTGCCTCCCGAAGTGGCACGTGCCCTTCCCTCGTCACTGGAAGACGCTCTCGCCAGTGCCGGTCAGCGAATCCTGCCCGCGGCGCCCCTGGTGGCAGCTCTGCGAGAGTTTACGACTTCCGGTGGTAGCTCCACCGCAGGGCTCGTAGTGCTCACTTTGTTTTGCCACCCGTGGGACGAAGGTACCACAGGCTCGAGGACCCAGTTTGTGAGCGCCTTCCCCGTTCACATCGGTGAGACTCCAACTGGCGTATACGTCACGTGCTTCATATCGAGGCACGCAGATTTCGCGGCCGTTTATGCCAAGTCGACCCCGTCAGCCGAGTGGGGCCTGCCAGACGTGTTCCTGCTTCGTCCAGGAGATCGCGTGTCGCCGGCGTTGAGGGGTTGGGTAATGAAGGGCGCGGTGGAGCAGAGCCCGGAGTGGCGTTTCAGCCATGACGACTACATACTGCGCTGCCTTTACGACTTCAGGTCCCGCGATTGCAGAAAGACGTTTGATGGACGGACTCAGATAGACTTCGTTCTTCAACTGAGGCGGAAGGCGGTGACCACATGA